In Macrobrachium rosenbergii isolate ZJJX-2024 chromosome 49, ASM4041242v1, whole genome shotgun sequence, the following are encoded in one genomic region:
- the LOC136832319 gene encoding uncharacterized protein, which produces MFPEEVPSLKSSASRIIQYCVDLSRRLLTLMEIALGLDRNSFGSSHQRMFGENNATCLRLLHYPPLSGKDCQEGLIRCGQHTDYGTFTLLFQDSMGGLEVLNRAGKWLHADPIPDAILVNIGDLMQFWTNDEFVATEHRVLVPKEEIRQRCARQSVVCFVHPDDEVLIKPLNNSSMYTPVTSKEHTNRRFQETYVY; this is translated from the exons ATGTTTCCAGAGGAGGTGCCCTCCTTGAAGTCGTCTGCTTCCAGGATCATCCAGTACTGCGTCGACCTTTCCAGGCGTCTGCTGACTCTCATGGAAATAGCCTTAG GTCTAGACCGAAACTCTTTCGGGTCGTCGCACCAAAGGATGTTCGGAGAGAACAACGCGACCTGCCTGAGGCTCCTTCATTACCCTCCGCTGTCAGGGAAGGATTGCCAGGAGGGTCTTATCAGGTGTGGCCAGCACACGGATTACGGGACGTTCACGCTCCTATTCCAGGACTCTATGGGAGGTCTGGAG gTTTTGAATCGGGCTGGAAAGTGGCTTCATGCCGATCCCATACCGGACGCCATCTTGGTCAACATCGGGGATCTTATGCAGTTCTGGACGAATGACGAATTCGTGGCCACG GAACACCGAGTCCTAGTCCCCAAAGAAGAAATTAGGCAGAGATGTGCCAGGCAGTCAGTGGTCTGCTTCGTGCATCCAGACGATGAGGTCCTGATTAAGCCTCTGAACAATTCCTCCATGTACACCCCAGTTACTTCCAAAGAACACACAAACAGGAGATTCCAGGAGACTTACGTTTACTGA